The Coffea arabica cultivar ET-39 chromosome 4e, Coffea Arabica ET-39 HiFi, whole genome shotgun sequence genome includes a window with the following:
- the LOC113741573 gene encoding uncharacterized protein isoform X2, translating to MANWELKHCCNHEQLWRTVLMMPFKLITVFIHEASHAIACKLTCGHVEGIQVHADEGGATHTRGGVYWFILPAGYLGSSFWGMVLILASTNLLTARIAAGCLAVALVIVLFIAKNWTLRGLCIGFIIFIVIVWVLQETTRIRILRYIILFIGVMNSLFSIYDIYGDLISRRVHISDAEKFAEVCPCPCNGVGWGVIWGFISLLFLCAAAYLGMVILS from the exons CTTTGGAGGACTGTATTGATGATGCCGTTCAAACTTATAACTGTCTTTATTCACGAAGCTAGCCATGCCATTGCTTGCAAACTTACTTGTGGCCAT GTGGAAGGGATACAGGTTCATGCTGATGAAGGTGGCGCTACACATACACGTGGTGGAGTATACTGGTTTATCCTGCCTGCTGGAT ATCTTGGTTCGTCATTTTGGGGAATGGTTTTGATACTTGCTTCTACAAATCTTCTTACAGCTAGAATTGCTGCTGGATGTTTAGCTGTAGCTTTAGTCATTGTACTTTTTATTGCAAAGAAT TGGACACTTCGCGGGCTTTGTATTG GATTTATAATTTTCATTGTTATTGTCTGGGTTCTGCAAGAAACAACAAGGATTCGCATTCTTCGGTACATCATCCTATTCATTG GTGTCATGAACAGCTTGTTTTCCATTTATG ACATATATGGTGATCTGATATCTCGTAGAGTCCACATTAGTGATGCTGAGAAGTTTGCTGAGGTGTGCCCATGTCCTTGCAATGGCGTTGGTTGGGGTGTCATCTG gGGATTTatttctttgctttttctttgtGCGGCTGCATATCTTGGTATGGTGATCCTGTCCTGA
- the LOC113741573 gene encoding uncharacterized protein isoform X3: MATCCSSYFDLFGNAVVEGIQVHADEGGATHTRGGVYWFILPAGYLGSSFWGMVLILASTNLLTARIAAGCLAVALVIVLFIAKNWTLRGLCIGFIIFIVIVWVLQETTRIRILRYIILFIGVMNSLFSIYDIYGDLISRRVHISDAEKFAEVCPCPCNGVGWGVIWGFISLLFLCAAAYLGMVILS, translated from the exons ATGGCAACTTGTTGCAGTAGTTACTTCGACCTTTTTGGCAACGCTGTG GTGGAAGGGATACAGGTTCATGCTGATGAAGGTGGCGCTACACATACACGTGGTGGAGTATACTGGTTTATCCTGCCTGCTGGAT ATCTTGGTTCGTCATTTTGGGGAATGGTTTTGATACTTGCTTCTACAAATCTTCTTACAGCTAGAATTGCTGCTGGATGTTTAGCTGTAGCTTTAGTCATTGTACTTTTTATTGCAAAGAAT TGGACACTTCGCGGGCTTTGTATTG GATTTATAATTTTCATTGTTATTGTCTGGGTTCTGCAAGAAACAACAAGGATTCGCATTCTTCGGTACATCATCCTATTCATTG GTGTCATGAACAGCTTGTTTTCCATTTATG ACATATATGGTGATCTGATATCTCGTAGAGTCCACATTAGTGATGCTGAGAAGTTTGCTGAGGTGTGCCCATGTCCTTGCAATGGCGTTGGTTGGGGTGTCATCTG gGGATTTatttctttgctttttctttgtGCGGCTGCATATCTTGGTATGGTGATCCTGTCCTGA